Genomic segment of Arachis hypogaea cultivar Tifrunner chromosome 16, arahy.Tifrunner.gnm2.J5K5, whole genome shotgun sequence:
CGGATTGGAGAAGGCTGTGTGGGTGGAATTAAACATCAAGGTGTCGGAAGCGGCTTGGCGCAACGGGTATATCGTCGGTGGTATTGACAGTCACTACATTCAGGTATGTTATCATCCTTTTTTCGTTTTAGTCTGCAATCGTTGTTgagtattttgtttttgtttttagtatgttgaATGAGTATGGCTCCTGGAACCATATTAAATGgtcatctttggattattattGAAACTTCAATAAAAGTACCTTACTTCTGTTGGTATCCAATATGAATGAATTCAATAAAGTACCAAAACATGCCATGTGATTATACAAAAAGTTTAACAATAATGTGTGTACATGTTTTAGCATTTATGAATCAAATTTTTTCCTCATTTTCTTCTTATCTTTAGAAAGTATTATTGGTTTAGTTGCTGAGAGATGTATCTGTTAGACCATTTATGTATATTTAGCTTATTCACATTGATGGTTTAGAGAGAGTCATTAGCCATAAAAAGTGTTTGTGTTAGAAATTTTTGtgggaaggattgaaagaaattTGAGTACTTCTCCATAAATCTCACTGCAAGTTATGATCTTACTTATCTATTTGAGTgatctgtattttattttatttcgattTCGAATTGTTTTTGCGCAAAATAAATCTATTATTTTCGAGTTATGCTTTAGTTCCTATTTATTCTCTCGAATGTTCTGGTTTCAAATAAACTCTCCTGTTTATCTTCTTTTTCTCGTTCTTTCGTTGAAAGGGTTAAAGGAGAGTTGAATACTTCTCCATAAATGCCACTGCATGTTATATTTGAATTTTCTTTAtgttattgtattttaatttccAAAACTTTTCGCACAAAATAAACTTCTTATGTTTGAGTTATGCTTTAGTTCTACTAGTACTCTTTTTTGTCCGATATCTTCTGTTAAAATAAACCACATGtttatcttctttcttctttttttttatatttggaaGGGTTGAAGGAGATTTGAGTACTTCTTCATAAATGCCACTGCAAGTTATGATCTAATGTATCTATTTCAGattttcttattttagtttatttttattttcaatttttttgtacaaaattaaatcttttactTTTGAGTTTTGCTTTAGTTCTACTAGTACTCTTTCTTGTCTGATATCCTTGATTCAAAATAAGAAATTGTTTATCTTCTTTGTCTCCTTttgttggaaggattgaaggagatTTTAATACTTTTCTACAAATTCCACTATAAGCTATGATCTAATGTATGtatttgagtttttcttgttttatttgattttgatttccaaTTTCCGTTCTGCATAAAATTAACGTGTTACTCTTGAGTTATACTTTAGTTCCACTAGTACTGTTTCCTCTCCAATATCTGAGTTTAAATAAATTCTCTTATGTATCTTCTTTCTCCCATTTTTTATAAGGGTTGGACTACCAGAATCACAAGGATTGACGAGGTAAATAAAATAAACGTGTTTCTTTCTTTGATATgaaattattcttttatatataaagtTGTTGCTTTTGTATAATTAGCTAAAGGCTTTAAAATATCTTCAAAGCATTATGAAAGCCAAGTAGCACTCTATTCTTCGTCTGATTTAATTTGAAGAGAATTGGAATTCTTAAGAGAATTgaaaattatactttttttttgaattgtgaTCAATGTTGTGAATCAAATGTTAGAATTTTATGTTATCTTCGGTGTTGCCAGTATGTTTAAATTTGAATTGTATAATGCAGATACTTAATAACGCCTTGGAATGGATAGTGGCAGCGAAGGGAACTCGGACTTTTCGGGTCAATGGACCGATGGATGGAGTAGTGAGtccgaagaggaagaggaagaggtgtCTAAGGGGTTAGAGTCACCGTCACGAGTGTGCAAGGATAGTGAGACGGTAGAGAGAGTTGATGTATTTGGTGAAGGGGACGATGGTGGCAGAATGCCTTCATCGGAGTCACCACGTGGTTCAGGCAATGAAATGAGTGATGATGTGGACACTTCGATGTTTTCAACCGCGGCTGCATTGGCCGATGCCGAATTTCATAGGGTTGAAGATGCTTATGCAAGATATGTGGAGTATGCAAAGGCGACTGGATTTGCTGTTCAAAAAGGGGATTCCATTAAAGATGATGAAGGAAATGTTGTGAGAAAATTTTCCTATTGCAATCGACAGGGCTTGCGGGAGAAGAAGCACTATGAGAGGGCGGATAGGAAGAGGGCGCATAAGGCAGATACTAGGACCAACTGTAGTGCGAAGTTCGTTGTATTTTTAGACAAACAGAGTGGCAAGTGGAGGACGAAGACATTTGTTCAAGATCACAATCATGATTTGACTTTGCCTGCTTTCACTAATGTGATGGCAGCCCACCGCAATATCAACGAAGGTGATAAAGCCCACATTCATAGTATGCACGAAGCAGGATTCCAAACCAATCAGATCATGTGGTTCTTTGCATATTTGTCTGGGGGTTATCAAAACTTGCACTTCATAAAGAAGGATGTTTACAACTATATCGACGATGTACGTCGCTCTCGGATTGTTCAGGGCAATGCGGCAGCAGCAATAAGTTATCTGAAGGGAAAAACTGAGATGGATCCATTAGCTGTTGTGATGTACACATATTGTCCCGAAAACCACCTTGGTCATCTGTTTTGGTCAGACGGAGCGATGCAGTATGACTATGAGTGCTTTGGTGACGTGTTGGCATTTGATTCGACATATAGGAAAATCTATACAAGCGGCCTTTAGTAATATTTTCTGGCACTAATCACCACCGACAGACAATAATTTTTGGTTTCGGGTTGCTGGAGGACGAGAAAATTCCATCTTATAAGTGGCTGCTAGGCACTTTCCTTGAGGTCATGCATCAAAAATAGCCCAAAGTTGTGGTTACAGATGGAGACGAGTCAACGAAGGAGGCTATTAGGACAGAATTCCCTAATGCCACGCATCGACTTTGCACCTGGCACTTAGCGTGGAATGCTGTTTCAAACATCAAGGATAATGATTTTTGTGCTGCTTTTAAGACTGCTGTGTATGGTCATTTTGAGGTAGAGGAGTTTGATCAGTATTGGGCAGACATGGTTGATGCATTCGGGTTACAGGAGAACGAATGGATTTGGGCAACGTACGAGAAGAGGGTACATTGGGCAAATGCATATTTGTGTGATACGTTTTGTGCTGGGTTGAGAACGACGTCAAGACGCGAGGGTATTAATGCATTGCTTAAAAGGTTTATCAAGTCATCGAattgtttgttggagttggtcgAGAATCTTAAACGTGTGGTTAAGGACTACAGGAATAATGAGTTTATCGCGGATTACAAATCTCTATATTCAGAACCGGTCATAACTACTGGACTGGAATCAATTGAGAGGGCCATGTCACAAATCTACACTAGAGAGATATTCTTCGAGGTCAAGAAATAGATTGAAGGGATGGCTGCGTTGATAGTTCTTCATAGGGAGAGTTATGGTAGCACAGAGAAGTTCATGTTTAGAAAGTTTCGTAAGCCCCGTCGGGTTTACTCTGTACTGTATGAAAGCAATTCTGAAAGGTATGAGTGTTCTTGCAAGCTTTAGAACAGCATTAGAATTCTGTGTTTTGAAAGAGCTGGAGAAGGATGCCTTGCAATGTGGTTGGTGCGGAAAAGGTGGTGCAAAGATGCTAAGTCTGGATCATTCCACGACTTGGACAGAGGTTTGGATAGTAATAGAGCATTTCGGGGGCGGTATGGTTCGTTGTGGACTTCTTGCCTCCCTATGTGTTTGTTAGCGGCTCAACGGCCTGCCACGTACAAGTACGCTGCTGCCAAGATAGCACAGCTATTAAAAGAGATTGAAGCGAAAGTTCCGAAGGGTAATAGTTCAACTTTCGTGCATGATACTGTAGATGGTGAAGATATTTTAGATTCAAAGATTATCAAGTCAAAAGGTACACCGCGGTCAACCGGCAACGACAAAATGGCTAGGCAGTGCAGGCGCTGCCACGGTTTTGGACATGATCGGCGAAATTGCACAGCAAACAACGAGGACATGTTAGATGAGGTTAGTGCTAAATTTAAAGTCGTTAATGGTAGTGTTACCGTATGATAATTTACTATTTCATTTTTTCAATACTAAGTATGGAAAAAGACTGAATCTCAACTTATTGTCCAGTCATTAGGGTCCGATTTGAGACAAAGTCAGCTTGGTGGAAAAAGATCTTGCCATGCCAAGAATTGTGGGTCAGCCAAGACACCATTTTTGCATGATCAAGGAGTTTCAACCATTAACACCTAAAGAAGTGGTGGAAAAAGATCTTGCCATGCCAAGAATTGTGGGTCAGCTAAGACATCATTTCTACATGATCAAAGAGCTTCAACCATTAACACCTAAAGTTACTGGCTTCAAAAGTTTAGGATGGCTAGTCAAAGTGCCCAACACACTGTTGCTAAATTTAGATAACCATAAGATCATTTTGTCAAGGGGTAATGAGTGAATACATGTACCTGGTTTCATTAGTGTGATGTTAAAGAAACTGTTGGTCTTTTTGATAGTTTTTATTTTGATGTTAAAAGAAATTGTTGGTCTTTTTGATAGTTATGTTGTATGTGTAAACTTCAGTTGATTCGAATTAAATTGTACTAAACAAACTTTTATTTCaaacaaatgaaaacaaaaaattaaaaataatattggtGTTCAAtattatgtactctttatgtactcctactataattaattatcatcaacaaagaaactaatataaaaataatttacgtaacgaataatttaaatatttttatatttttaatttacataactattaatattataatggattaatttaaattttaaaaaaaattattcgtgTAGTGCAATATAATACAAATAAAGTGAATTCGAAATCTATAAATACGGGTTTTGTGTGTAAATTAAATAGGTTGAGTCTTATTACCTTAAAGCACATTTGGCTAGTAGTTTATATGCGAAAACGTACTCCCTTGGGCGTTATATGCGATTTGCATCCATTCACCCTTTAGAATTCCAAATTCGATGGATTTATATAGTAACATAAATGGGTGATCGAAATTATATTTGCATGGCTTTGGTTAATTGTGTTACTTTAATTTAAATTGTGACTTACTATTTAAATGAAGTTAATTTATTAGCTTCATGACCGTAACAGTTTGTACAgctgagttgattttgaaatttagatCCAACCATACGGTAACCTCATTCAATATCTTAGATTTGATTACCTCACAATTGGGTAAGGCATACCACAAACAACGGGTTAGTAATTTATAGAGATAAGctgtgaaaattagtaaagcaaattttagaaaatatataaataaataataactaaataaaatgagaggtaataaacaatcttagtttataaccttagaattttagtggttgaaaaagagaagaattatatacctctaattgacggatggttcatattaaagagactcacctataaattgagtttttctttaattcatttcaatcaagtcatccaaatagaataacataatatttctttgagtagttttctcctatatatagagagagaagtgtgttctccttttgtcaagagagagtgttattgtagtctccttgtgatagagagaagttgtaattctcaaaaaaagttattcaattgtttccatattttatacaaatttctaatttttcatctctatattttgctgtgtcatttgtatggtacctaacagtggtatcagagccaccaaaggttgctgattaatataatttttttccccGCTGTGAGTTACCGTCTAAAAAAATGGCAGCAAAGTATGAAATTCTGAAATTCAGTTGGAGTAATTTTTCCATATGGATATTGAAGATAAAAGCCATTATGAGAAAAGACAATTACGTGACAGCAATTGAAGGTAGACCCACtggaattacagatgaaaaatggaaggagatggacaataatgctgttgcaaacttacacttggcactagctgattcagttttatcaagtgtagcagagaaaaagatagcaaagaaaatttgggatgctctcaccaaattatatgaagtcaagtcACTTCACAACAAGATATTCTTGAAGAGAAGACTTTATACTCTTCGAATGAGTGAGTCAACATCGGCAACGGATCACATCAACAATCTAAATACGCTATTCTCCCAACTTTCATCGTTGGAATATACCATAGCGGAAAATGAACGTGCAGAGCTCTTACTTCAAAGTCTACCAGATTCATATGATCAACTTATCATTAACTTAACTAGTAATGTTTTGActgattatctttcttttaatGACATGGCTACTGCGGTTCTTGGAGAAGAATCTAGGcgcaagaataaggaagatagaTTAGAGAGCTCAAAACAAGTAGAGGCTTTGTTGATGATAAGAGGAAGATCAATAGAGCGTGGTTCCAGTGGGAGTCAAAGTAGACCAAAGTCACAAAGTAAGAAGCAGGTcaaatgctacaattgtggaaagagAGGGCACTTCAAAAAAGATTGTTGGAATAAGAAGAGTATGGAGAAGATTCCAGAAGGATCAAGTTCTCAAGGATGTGTTGCGAGCACCTCTGATGATGGAGAAATCCTGTATGACGAAGCAACAACTGGTTCTAAAGGCAGTAAACAGCTCACTGATGTTTGGAttgttgattcaggagcaacatgGCACATGACTCCTCATCGTGATTGGTTTTGTACATATGAACCTGTCTCGGAAGGATTGGTGTTTATGGGAAACGATCATGCCTTAGAAATTGTTGGAATGGgtactgtcaaaataaaaatgtttgatggttctattcgTTCACTTCAAGGGTAAGACACGTGAAAGGCTTGAAGAAGAATTTGTTGTCGATTGGGAAATTGGATGAACTTGGTTGTAAGACCCATATTGAAGGTGGGATCTTAAAAGTTGTTAAAGGAGCTCTTGggtaataaaagcagaaaagattGCAGCAAATCTATACATGCTTGTGGGAGATACTTTACAAGAGGAGAGGCATCAGTTACTTTAacaagccaagaagaaatgatGATGATATGGCATTGCAAACTAGGCCACATGTCAGAACGAGGCTTGAAGATTCTTGTAGAATGTAATCTCATTCCCGGGCTCAAATCGGTAAACTTACCGTTTTGTAAGCACTGCGTTACAAGCAAACAACATAGATTGACGTTTGGTAGATCAACTGCTCAGAGCAAGCACATATTGGAGTTGATTTATTCTTATGTGTGGGAATCGCCGGAGATGTCCCTAGGAGGAGCAAAATATCTTGtatcatttattgatgattactctaggagGATATGTGTGTACCCGATCAAGAAGAAGTCAAACGTGTTTGCGATGTTCAAAGAGTTCAAAGCAAAGTTAGAACTTGAATCTGGAAAGAAGATCAAGTGTTTAAGGACAgataatggaggagaatatgtcgatggtgattttctaacattttgcaAGCAAGCAGGTATTCAACGACAATTCACAGTTGCATATACGCCTCAGCAAAATGGTGTAGCAGAGCAAATGAATAGGACTCTCCTAGAAAGAGCACGAGCTATGTTGCAAACTGTAGGTTTAGCCAAGTCTTTTTGGGCAGAAGCTGTTAAAATCGCCTGTTATGTGATAAATCGGTCACCATCAACTGCAATTGGGTTAAAGACACTAATGGAGATGTGACAAGGTAAGCcacctaattattcttctttacatatatttggttgtccTGTGTACGTGATGTACAATTCCCAAGAAAGAACAAAGCTAGACCCAAAATCTAGAAAATGTATATTCTTGGGTTATGCTGACGGAGTTAAGGGGTATCGCCTGTGGGATCCCACTGCCCACAAGGTAGTTGTTAGTAGAGATGTGATatttgcagaagatgaattgaaaAAGGAACAAGAAAATGATAGCACTGTTAAAGAGATAACCACTGttcaaatagatgaaaaatgcAGAGAATGTGATATTTCTGAAGCAAAACCACAACACAAAGAACAAGAAGCAAAGGCCAATGACATAGAAGTTCGTCGATCCACTCGACAAAGAAGAACACCATCATGGcactcaaattatgttttgaaaaaCCATGATACATATTGTCTTTTGACAGAAGATGGAGAGCCAACAACTTTTATGGAGGCTATGCACAATCCAGAcgcttctatgtggatgacagcaatgcaagaagaaattgaggcattacatagaaaccatacctggaaacttgttgaacttccagcaggtcggaaagccattggtaacaaatgggtttacaagatcaaacgagatagtaatgatcaggtggaacgatatcgtgcaagattggttgtcaagggatatgctcagaaagaaggtgttgacttcaatgaaatattttctccagtggtgagactaactactattagagtagttttggctatgtgtactgcatttgatttacatctagagcaattagatgtaaagactgcttttcttcatggagaact
This window contains:
- the LOC112757616 gene encoding protein FAR1-RELATED SEQUENCE 5-like, whose translation is MDSGSEGNSDFSGQWTDGWSSESEEEEEEVSKGLESPSRVCKDSETVERVDVFGEGDDGGRMPSSESPRGSGNEMSDDVDTSMFSTAAALADAEFHRVEDAYARYVEYAKATGFAVQKGDSIKDDEGNVVRKFSYCNRQGLREKKHYERADRKRAHKADTRTNCSAKFVVFLDKQSGKWRTKTFVQDHNHDLTLPAFTNVMAAHRNINEGDKAHIHSMHEAGFQTNQIMWFFAYLSGGYQNLHFIKKDVYNYIDDVRRSRIVQGNAAAAISYLKGKTEMDPLAVVMYTYCPENHLGHLFWSDGAMQYDYECFGDVLPKVVVTDGDESTKEAIRTEFPNATHRLCTWHLAWNAVSNIKDNDFCAAFKTAVYGHFEVEEFDQYWADMVDAFGLQENEWIWATYEKRVHWANAYLCDTFCAGLRTTSRREGINALLKRFIKSSNCLLELVENLKRVVKDYRNNEFIADYKSLYSEPVITTGLESIERAMSQIYTREIFFEVKK